One Azospirillum sp. B510 genomic window carries:
- a CDS encoding RNA polymerase sigma factor, giving the protein MIGSKLGGLGERTGSASGIVAPEAPGIAVHGPSVVGGAVANGIEGGIVSPMANHFATTLNHRMRSPASAEPVPFGVDAGMETQLTVHADAEEEFHPDPNAPPDPAVIRQIEEEIPRLRRFARAMVRDATLADDLVQECLERALSRLHLWRPGTNLRAWLFTILRNLHINGVRRRQPVVDIDAEAQAAIGAAPGSQFVRMELRDLRRALALLPNEQREVVLLIGLEGIAYNEAADILGISIGTVKSRLSRGRRALRLLMEGQDPSGNAAA; this is encoded by the coding sequence ATGATCGGCAGCAAGCTCGGCGGTCTTGGAGAGCGGACAGGCTCCGCATCCGGGATCGTCGCGCCGGAAGCCCCCGGCATCGCCGTCCATGGCCCATCGGTGGTTGGCGGCGCCGTGGCGAACGGCATTGAAGGAGGCATCGTTTCCCCGATGGCGAACCATTTTGCGACCACCTTGAATCACCGAATGCGCAGCCCGGCCTCGGCCGAGCCGGTGCCGTTCGGCGTCGATGCCGGGATGGAGACCCAGTTGACCGTTCACGCCGACGCCGAGGAGGAATTCCACCCCGACCCCAACGCACCGCCGGATCCGGCGGTGATCCGACAGATCGAAGAGGAGATCCCGCGTCTGCGCCGTTTCGCCCGCGCCATGGTGCGTGATGCGACCCTGGCCGACGATCTGGTGCAGGAATGCCTGGAGCGCGCCCTGTCGCGCCTGCATCTGTGGCGGCCCGGCACCAATCTCCGGGCCTGGCTGTTCACCATCCTGCGCAATCTGCACATCAATGGTGTGCGTCGCCGCCAGCCGGTGGTCGATATCGATGCCGAGGCGCAGGCCGCGATCGGTGCGGCTCCCGGATCCCAGTTCGTGCGGATGGAACTGCGTGACCTGCGGCGGGCGCTGGCCCTGCTGCCGAACGAACAGCGCGAGGTCGTTCTGCTGATCGGTCTTGAGGGAATCGCCTACAATGAGGCGGCCGACATTCTGGGCATCTCCATCGGCACCGTGAAGTCGCGCCTGTCGCGCGGGCGTCGCGCCCTGCGGCTGCTGATGGAAGGGCAGGACCCATCGGGCAACGCGGCCGCCTGA
- a CDS encoding OsmC family protein, which yields MKARVTWVDGKMFVGESGSGHAVVMDGAVEAGGRNAGIRPMEMLLIGMGGCTCFDVVMILEKGRQQITDCVAAIEAERAETDPKVFTKIHVHFTLTGRKLDPAKVERAIALSAEKYCSASIMLGQTATITHAFEVVEAP from the coding sequence ATGAAGGCGCGCGTCACCTGGGTGGACGGCAAGATGTTCGTCGGCGAATCCGGCAGCGGCCATGCCGTGGTGATGGACGGCGCCGTGGAAGCCGGCGGCCGCAACGCCGGCATCCGGCCGATGGAGATGCTGCTGATCGGCATGGGCGGCTGCACCTGCTTCGACGTGGTGATGATCCTGGAGAAGGGCCGCCAACAGATCACCGACTGCGTCGCCGCCATCGAGGCCGAACGGGCGGAGACCGATCCGAAGGTTTTCACCAAGATCCATGTCCATTTCACCCTCACCGGCCGCAAGCTGGACCCGGCCAAGGTGGAACGCGCCATCGCCCTGTCGGCGGAGAAATACTGCTCCGCCTCGATCATGCTGGGGCAGACCGCGACCATCACCCATGCTTTCGAGGTGGTCGAGGCCCCGTAA
- a CDS encoding phasin family protein — MTRQNAGNGHPADRLLAVAGQITKTSLRGGEMGVAAAQTIGYRTAMMTAALSNPIDFANPEFIRMGAEKVEAAVEAFHAVATGIGEFGQAWMTMITKQAQVAAVTIGGLASCKNPVEIIDVQQRLLADAVDAGIHANLKLIEATAALAAAGMNPAYRKVRANARRLAREQA, encoded by the coding sequence ATGACACGACAGAACGCCGGCAACGGTCATCCCGCCGACAGGCTTCTCGCGGTGGCGGGCCAAATTACCAAGACCAGCCTTCGCGGCGGTGAAATGGGTGTCGCCGCGGCGCAGACCATCGGCTATCGCACGGCGATGATGACGGCGGCGCTGTCGAATCCCATCGACTTCGCCAATCCGGAATTCATCCGCATGGGGGCGGAGAAGGTGGAGGCGGCTGTGGAAGCCTTCCATGCGGTCGCCACCGGAATCGGCGAGTTCGGCCAGGCCTGGATGACCATGATCACCAAGCAGGCCCAGGTGGCGGCGGTCACCATCGGCGGCCTTGCCAGTTGCAAGAATCCGGTCGAGATCATCGATGTCCAGCAGCGCCTTCTGGCCGATGCGGTCGATGCCGGAATCCATGCCAACCTGAAGCTGATCGAGGCGACGGCCGCCCTTGCCGCCGCCGGCATGAACCCCGCCTACCGCAAGGTGCGCGCCAACGCCCGCCGCCTCGCCCGCGAACAGGCCTGA
- a CDS encoding AraC family transcriptional regulator, which produces MSGDRSGIQQDVPGRPRPHGLWFPPSTERTGSTMGRQDYEKRFSRLFDYIEQNLDGDLSLDRLSDVACLSKFHFHRLFSAHFDISIGKYIQLARLKRASFRLAFCPADKIIDIALDAGFETPESFSRAFKKAFGQTPSDFRKGPEWRRWHGRYGHIKQKRIRTMDVSIVDFTPVGVAAYSHRGPIEGVNDSARIFIDWRKTSGLSPRERCRTFGIAFDNPETTEPDDFRFDICGEVDGEVPENPQGVVRKLIPGGRCAVVRHHGSHDRIGETVKFLYRHWLPQSGEQLRDFPVYFHYHNFIGETPEHDLLTDVYLPLK; this is translated from the coding sequence GTGTCCGGCGATCGGTCCGGCATTCAGCAAGATGTGCCAGGACGGCCCCGGCCTCACGGCCTATGGTTCCCTCCATCAACCGAGCGGACCGGATCGACGATGGGCAGGCAGGATTATGAAAAGAGGTTTTCCCGGCTGTTCGATTACATCGAACAAAATCTGGATGGCGATCTGTCGCTCGACAGGTTGAGCGATGTCGCCTGTCTTTCAAAATTCCATTTCCACCGTCTTTTCTCGGCTCATTTCGATATTAGTATCGGGAAATACATCCAGCTCGCGCGGTTGAAGCGGGCATCGTTCCGGCTGGCCTTCTGTCCGGCCGACAAGATCATCGACATCGCGCTCGATGCCGGGTTCGAAACGCCGGAATCCTTCTCCCGCGCTTTCAAGAAGGCGTTCGGCCAGACCCCCTCCGACTTCCGGAAAGGCCCGGAATGGCGGCGTTGGCACGGCCGCTATGGTCACATCAAGCAGAAGAGGATCAGAACCATGGATGTCTCAATCGTCGACTTCACCCCCGTCGGCGTGGCGGCCTACAGCCATCGCGGACCGATCGAGGGCGTGAATGACTCGGCCCGCATCTTCATCGACTGGCGCAAGACGAGCGGCCTGTCACCGCGCGAGCGGTGCCGGACCTTCGGCATCGCCTTCGACAATCCGGAAACCACCGAGCCGGATGACTTCCGTTTCGATATCTGCGGGGAGGTCGATGGCGAGGTTCCCGAAAACCCCCAGGGCGTGGTGAGGAAGCTCATCCCCGGCGGACGCTGCGCGGTCGTCAGGCACCACGGGTCGCATGACCGGATCGGTGAGACCGTGAAGTTTCTCTATCGCCACTGGCTGCCGCAAAGCGGGGAACAGCTTCGCGATTTCCCGGTCTATTTCCACTATCACAACTTCATCGGCGAGACCCCGGAACATGATTTGCTGACCGACGTCTACCTGCCCTTGAAGTAA
- a CDS encoding cation diffusion facilitator family transporter — protein sequence MPHGHSHGGSANARSSDDHAGHGGHDHGGHHHHGPARYDRSFALGALLNIGFVGVEAAYGLVANSTALLADAGHNLSDVMGLLLAWAAAWAGRRIPRGRYTYGFGNASILASLLNAMILLIAVGAILLEASGRLATPEPVGETTVMVVATIGIVINAWTAWLFMAGQKTDINLRGAYLHMAADAAVSLGVVMAALAIRLTGWLWLDPATSVVIALVIVAGTWGLLKESVRLAMNAVPDGIDRAAVERYLAGLPGVAAVHDLHIWPISTTEAALTAHLVRPGMDQDDALLAEISTALKDRFAIGHATIQMEHDGSCCRLAPADVV from the coding sequence ATGCCCCATGGCCATTCCCACGGCGGTTCCGCCAATGCCCGCTCCTCGGACGATCATGCCGGCCATGGCGGGCACGACCATGGCGGCCATCACCATCATGGGCCGGCGCGCTACGACCGCTCCTTCGCATTGGGGGCGCTGCTGAACATCGGCTTCGTCGGGGTGGAGGCGGCCTATGGGCTGGTCGCCAACTCCACCGCGCTGCTGGCCGATGCCGGGCACAATCTCAGCGACGTGATGGGGCTGCTGCTGGCCTGGGCGGCGGCGTGGGCGGGGCGGCGGATACCGCGGGGGCGTTATACCTACGGCTTCGGCAACGCCTCGATCCTGGCGTCGCTGCTGAACGCGATGATCCTGCTGATCGCCGTCGGCGCCATCCTGCTGGAAGCCTCCGGCCGTCTGGCCACCCCGGAGCCGGTGGGCGAGACGACGGTGATGGTGGTGGCGACGATCGGCATCGTCATCAATGCCTGGACCGCCTGGCTGTTCATGGCCGGACAAAAGACCGACATCAACCTGCGCGGCGCCTATCTGCACATGGCCGCCGATGCGGCGGTGTCGCTGGGCGTGGTGATGGCGGCGCTGGCGATCCGCCTTACCGGCTGGCTGTGGCTGGACCCGGCGACCAGCGTCGTCATCGCGCTGGTCATCGTCGCCGGAACCTGGGGCCTGCTGAAAGAGTCGGTGCGGCTGGCGATGAACGCGGTACCCGACGGCATCGACCGCGCGGCGGTCGAGCGCTATCTGGCCGGTCTTCCCGGCGTCGCCGCCGTGCACGACCTGCACATCTGGCCGATCAGCACGACGGAAGCGGCCCTGACCGCCCATCTGGTCCGTCCCGGAATGGACCAGGACGACGCCCTTCTGGCCGAGATATCGACCGCGCTGAAGGATCGCTTCGCCATCGGCCATGCCACCATCCAGATGGAGCACGACGGCAGTTGCTGCCGCCTCGCTCCGGCGGATGTGGTCTGA
- a CDS encoding class I SAM-dependent methyltransferase, giving the protein MTATCQPDAARERGRWAASADAWDRWADPMADLADKLNRPLLDAAGLAAGLAEGRRLLDLASGAGEPALSAARRAGPDGLVVGSDLVPGMMAGALRRARGAEGPAPAFTAADMTALPFADAAFDAVTCRFGIMFVPAVETALREVRRVLRPGGKAAFMVWGPRAGNGLFAEIGEVVAAHLGEDGSLDPLFRFAEAGRLSALMRAAGFGETLETDLTPVRKAPADQPFWRAALDMSFGHRLGDLSAERRSALEADIARRFDARAVDGVVPVPSHARIVVAW; this is encoded by the coding sequence TTGACCGCGACCTGCCAACCGGACGCCGCGCGTGAGCGGGGCCGCTGGGCCGCCAGCGCCGATGCCTGGGATCGCTGGGCCGATCCGATGGCCGATCTGGCCGACAAACTGAACCGTCCGCTCCTCGACGCCGCCGGACTGGCCGCCGGACTGGCGGAAGGCCGACGGCTCCTCGACCTCGCGTCGGGCGCGGGAGAGCCGGCGCTGAGCGCCGCGCGCCGCGCCGGCCCCGATGGGCTGGTGGTCGGCAGCGATCTCGTGCCTGGAATGATGGCCGGCGCGCTGCGCCGCGCCCGCGGCGCCGAAGGGCCCGCCCCCGCCTTCACCGCGGCCGACATGACCGCCCTGCCCTTCGCCGACGCCGCCTTCGACGCCGTGACCTGCCGCTTCGGCATCATGTTCGTGCCAGCGGTGGAAACCGCCCTGCGCGAGGTGCGGCGCGTCCTGCGCCCCGGCGGCAAGGCCGCCTTCATGGTGTGGGGACCGCGCGCCGGCAACGGCCTGTTCGCGGAGATCGGCGAGGTGGTGGCGGCGCATCTCGGCGAGGATGGCAGCCTTGACCCGCTGTTCCGCTTCGCCGAAGCCGGCCGGCTGTCGGCCCTGATGCGCGCCGCCGGTTTCGGCGAGACCCTGGAAACCGACCTGACGCCGGTCCGCAAGGCCCCCGCCGATCAACCCTTCTGGCGCGCCGCCCTGGACATGAGCTTCGGCCATCGGCTGGGGGATTTGTCGGCGGAGCGGCGGAGCGCGCTTGAAGCGGACATCGCCCGGCGCTTCGACGCCCGGGCGGTGGACGGCGTCGTTCCAGTGCCGTCCCATGCGCGGATAGTCGTGGCGTGGTAG
- a CDS encoding lytic transglycosylase domain-containing protein, with protein sequence MAALATALFLSGPLATAPAHAGIAEKTVAALEALASKGSARAQYELAQHYERADGVKADTRLALSLYCRAARQDYADAALMAGRMHMAGLGGVSKDPDLGRAWLRKAAALGSEQAERLVGGGTGAAAKTPDRCEPPNLRWGIIRKPPAEIRAMVQKMAPTYGLDPELVLAVIAVESGYRVDVVSNKNAQGLMQLIPETAERFGVSDPFNAEQNLRGGMKYLRWLLAYFDGNVAYALAGYNAGEGAVLQYKGIPPYRETQDYVTKIRGIYAQTYHPFNRDAVQSAGLASAAREEVAELSLSTKARSNGKR encoded by the coding sequence TTGGCCGCGCTGGCGACCGCCCTGTTCCTTTCCGGCCCGCTCGCCACGGCCCCCGCCCACGCGGGCATCGCCGAAAAGACCGTCGCCGCCTTGGAAGCTCTGGCAAGCAAGGGCAGTGCCCGCGCCCAATATGAGCTGGCGCAGCATTACGAACGGGCCGACGGGGTGAAGGCGGACACGCGGCTGGCCTTGTCGCTTTACTGCCGTGCCGCCAGACAGGATTACGCCGACGCCGCGCTGATGGCCGGACGCATGCACATGGCCGGTCTGGGTGGGGTGTCCAAGGATCCGGATCTCGGCCGCGCCTGGCTGCGCAAGGCGGCGGCACTCGGCAGCGAACAGGCGGAACGGCTGGTTGGAGGCGGCACGGGAGCCGCCGCCAAGACGCCCGACCGCTGCGAACCGCCCAACCTGCGCTGGGGCATCATCCGCAAGCCTCCGGCGGAAATCCGCGCCATGGTTCAGAAGATGGCGCCGACCTACGGCCTCGACCCCGAGCTGGTGCTGGCGGTCATCGCCGTCGAATCCGGCTACCGCGTCGATGTCGTGTCGAACAAGAACGCCCAGGGGCTGATGCAGCTGATCCCGGAAACCGCCGAGCGCTTCGGGGTGTCCGACCCCTTCAACGCGGAACAGAATCTGCGCGGCGGCATGAAGTACCTGCGTTGGCTGCTGGCCTATTTCGACGGCAACGTCGCCTATGCGCTGGCCGGCTACAACGCGGGGGAAGGGGCGGTCCTGCAATACAAGGGCATTCCGCCCTACCGTGAAACCCAGGACTATGTGACCAAGATCCGCGGGATTTACGCGCAGACCTACCATCCCTTCAACCGCGACGCCGTGCAATCGGCAGGTCTGGCCAGTGCCGCGCGGGAGGAGGTTGCGGAACTCTCGCTTTCGACCAAGGCGCGCAGCAATGGAAAGCGATAG
- a CDS encoding YjbH domain-containing protein, whose protein sequence is MRIHILPVLLAALTAPAFAEEAPVSLSDWGGVGLLQVPTARMAPDGSMSGGLTALGDLHRHVTISAQPLPWLEITARNSAYPGYYGLTEPGLDLKLRLRREDENGPALVIGGRDVSGAGLDLPGKGRFAGEYIALSRRWWDLDLALGMGWGTLGEAGHLRNPLRFLGGRFRRDRDPSAWPTTRGPKAWFGGERVALFGGLEWHSPVDGLSLKLDSSGDRFRAQRQDEPGFDPGSRYSLGLSWRPASWADLGAAYEQGRRLMLRLSVRFDPAIDADRPDHPPPTVGPRPSAGSALSADAIALVARSRGLPVRAARIDRETATLWLDPAGGGRLPLAREVGDAARLLADLSPPQVEWLRVVTGAGGLDTAVLTLPRRDLERAANHRGSAEEIWRATRLASATEPPTGWRPRLDLSTRLVASFDLAELGTALAQRTHTDVMLRAEPLRGLVLGGGLRVNAPSDLALLDTNALPAAQPVRSDLPRYADRPLSVDHAYGGWLAQPADGMTMRLSAGHLEEMYAGVGAEALLQPLSARWALGLDLNQVWKRRPDSLFGIDRGDARGTGHASLYWEAPGAATTTALRLGRYLGGDWGGTVEVMRRFDGGVGLTAHATWTEGPDGAQSRFGGRMDWGVALVVPIAASTWLPVGGTVETAVRTLGRDAGQRLRQPLPLYDLRVPGGAGRLVGTWSRLLN, encoded by the coding sequence GTGCGCATACATATCCTTCCGGTTCTTCTGGCCGCACTGACCGCTCCCGCCTTCGCCGAGGAGGCGCCTGTCAGCCTGTCCGATTGGGGCGGGGTCGGGTTGTTGCAGGTGCCGACCGCGCGGATGGCGCCCGACGGCTCGATGAGCGGCGGACTGACCGCGCTCGGCGACCTGCACCGCCACGTCACGATTTCGGCCCAGCCCCTGCCCTGGCTGGAGATCACGGCGCGCAACAGCGCCTATCCCGGCTATTACGGCCTGACCGAACCCGGCCTGGACCTGAAACTCCGCCTGCGGCGGGAGGACGAAAACGGGCCGGCGCTGGTGATCGGCGGGCGCGATGTCAGCGGAGCGGGGCTGGACCTGCCGGGCAAGGGCCGCTTCGCCGGTGAATACATCGCCCTGTCCCGCCGCTGGTGGGATCTGGACCTGGCGCTCGGCATGGGCTGGGGCACGCTGGGGGAGGCCGGGCATCTGCGCAACCCGCTGCGATTCCTCGGCGGCCGTTTCCGCCGTGACCGCGATCCCTCCGCCTGGCCGACCACGCGCGGCCCCAAGGCCTGGTTCGGCGGTGAACGGGTGGCGCTGTTCGGCGGGCTGGAGTGGCATAGCCCGGTCGATGGCCTCAGCCTGAAGCTGGACTCCTCCGGCGACCGCTTCCGCGCCCAACGGCAGGACGAGCCGGGCTTCGATCCCGGCAGCCGCTACAGCCTGGGCCTGTCCTGGCGCCCGGCCTCCTGGGCCGATCTTGGGGCGGCCTACGAGCAGGGACGGCGGCTGATGCTGCGGCTGTCGGTCCGCTTCGATCCAGCCATCGACGCCGACCGGCCGGACCACCCTCCCCCCACGGTCGGACCGCGCCCCTCGGCCGGATCGGCGCTGTCGGCCGACGCCATCGCCCTGGTCGCCCGCAGCCGCGGCCTGCCCGTCCGCGCCGCCCGGATCGACCGGGAAACGGCCACCCTGTGGCTCGACCCGGCCGGCGGCGGCCGGTTGCCGCTGGCGCGCGAGGTCGGCGACGCCGCCCGCCTGCTGGCCGATCTTTCCCCGCCGCAAGTCGAATGGCTGCGCGTCGTCACCGGCGCCGGCGGGCTCGACACGGCGGTCCTCACCCTGCCGCGCCGCGATCTGGAGCGGGCCGCCAACCACCGTGGCAGCGCCGAGGAGATTTGGCGCGCCACCCGGCTTGCTTCCGCCACGGAGCCGCCGACGGGCTGGCGCCCGCGGCTCGACCTTTCCACCCGGCTGGTCGCCAGTTTCGACCTTGCGGAGTTGGGAACCGCGCTGGCCCAACGCACCCACACCGATGTGATGCTGAGGGCGGAGCCGCTGCGCGGGCTTGTGCTGGGCGGTGGGCTGCGCGTGAACGCACCCAGCGACCTCGCGCTGCTGGACACCAACGCCCTGCCGGCGGCACAGCCGGTGCGCAGCGACCTGCCCCGCTACGCCGACCGTCCGCTGTCCGTCGACCATGCCTATGGTGGCTGGCTCGCCCAGCCGGCCGATGGGATGACCATGCGGCTGTCCGCCGGCCATCTCGAGGAGATGTATGCCGGCGTCGGGGCGGAGGCGCTGCTCCAACCGCTGTCGGCCCGCTGGGCGCTCGGCCTCGACCTCAATCAGGTCTGGAAACGACGGCCGGACAGCCTGTTCGGCATCGACCGCGGCGATGCGCGCGGCACCGGCCATGCCAGCCTCTATTGGGAAGCTCCCGGAGCCGCCACCACGACGGCGCTACGGCTCGGCCGCTATCTCGGCGGCGACTGGGGCGGCACGGTGGAGGTGATGCGTCGCTTCGACGGCGGTGTCGGCCTGACCGCCCACGCCACCTGGACCGAGGGACCCGACGGCGCCCAGAGCCGCTTCGGCGGGCGGATGGATTGGGGCGTGGCGCTGGTGGTGCCCATCGCCGCATCGACATGGCTGCCGGTCGGCGGCACGGTGGAGACGGCGGTCCGCACCCTGGGCCGCGATGCCGGACAGCGTTTGCGGCAGCCGCTACCGCTTTACGACCTCCGCGTGCCGGGAGGCGCCGGCCGCCTCGTCGGCACATGGTCGCGCCTGTTGAACTGA
- the metZ gene encoding O-succinylhomoserine sulfhydrylase has product MSRTDHRNPNVAGLRPRSKLVHGGIRRSQFDETCEALYQTSGFVYGSAEEAEHAFANDGARHVYSRFRNPTSAMFEDRLAEYEGAEWAYATASGMAAVHGALMSGLRTGDRVVAPRALFISCYWILKDLCSRYGIETVFVDGTNLAEWEEALSTPTKAVFLETPSNPGLEVVDLEAVCALAHKAGAVVVADNAFATPVLQRPFEFGADVVIYSATKHIDGQGRCLGGVILAKDKKYAAEVIHPFLRNTGPTISPFNSWLLLKGMETLELRVHAQSAAGLQVAEFLESHPKVAQVLYPLLPSHPQYDLVRKQMTGGGNMLSVFLKGGKAEAFNTLNALRMVMISNNLGDSKSLITHPATSTHSKLTDEEKAAARIEPGLLRLSVGLEDPQDIIEDLDRALAEA; this is encoded by the coding sequence ATGTCGCGCACCGATCATCGCAATCCGAATGTCGCGGGACTGCGCCCGCGGTCCAAGCTGGTCCATGGCGGCATCCGCCGCTCGCAGTTCGACGAGACCTGCGAGGCGCTGTACCAGACCTCCGGCTTCGTCTATGGCTCGGCCGAGGAGGCGGAACACGCCTTCGCCAACGACGGCGCGCGCCATGTCTACTCGCGCTTCCGCAATCCGACCTCGGCGATGTTCGAGGACCGGCTGGCCGAATATGAGGGCGCCGAATGGGCCTATGCCACCGCCAGCGGCATGGCCGCGGTGCATGGCGCGCTGATGAGCGGCCTGCGCACCGGCGACCGGGTGGTTGCACCGCGCGCCCTCTTCATCTCCTGTTACTGGATCCTCAAGGATCTGTGCAGCCGCTACGGCATCGAGACGGTGTTCGTCGACGGCACCAATCTGGCGGAATGGGAAGAGGCGCTGTCCACGCCGACCAAGGCGGTCTTCCTGGAAACCCCGTCGAACCCCGGCCTGGAGGTCGTCGATCTGGAAGCGGTCTGCGCCCTGGCCCACAAGGCCGGCGCGGTCGTCGTCGCCGACAACGCCTTCGCCACCCCGGTTCTGCAACGCCCGTTCGAGTTCGGCGCCGACGTCGTCATCTACTCCGCGACCAAGCACATCGACGGTCAGGGCCGCTGCCTGGGCGGCGTCATCCTGGCCAAGGACAAGAAGTATGCGGCCGAGGTGATCCATCCCTTCCTGCGCAACACCGGCCCGACCATCTCCCCCTTCAATTCCTGGCTGCTGCTGAAGGGCATGGAGACGCTGGAGCTGCGTGTCCACGCCCAGTCCGCCGCCGGGCTTCAGGTCGCGGAGTTCCTGGAAAGCCATCCGAAGGTGGCCCAGGTGCTCTATCCGCTGCTGCCCAGCCATCCGCAATATGATCTGGTCCGCAAGCAGATGACCGGCGGCGGCAACATGCTGTCGGTCTTCCTGAAGGGCGGCAAGGCCGAGGCGTTCAACACGCTGAACGCCCTGCGCATGGTGATGATCTCCAACAATCTCGGCGATTCGAAGAGCCTGATCACCCACCCCGCCACCAGCACCCATTCCAAGCTGACGGACGAGGAGAAGGCCGCCGCCCGGATCGAGCCCGGCCTGCTGCGCCTGTCGGTCGGCCTGGAGGATCCCCAGGACATCATCGAAGATCTCGACCGCGCGCTCGCCGAGGCGTAA
- a CDS encoding DUF1328 domain-containing protein yields MLYWALVFFIVALIAGALGFGGIASASSGIAQILFFLFLVLFAISLIMGLVRRR; encoded by the coding sequence ATGCTTTATTGGGCTCTCGTCTTCTTCATCGTCGCGCTGATCGCCGGCGCGCTCGGCTTCGGCGGGATCGCGTCCGCCAGTTCCGGAATAGCGCAGATCCTGTTCTTCCTGTTCCTGGTCCTGTTCGCCATCAGCCTGATCATGGGGCTGGTCCGGCGACGTTAG